CATCCGCAACCTGTTGCAGCTCAACCAGGGCTCGGTGATCGAGCTGGATCGCCTGGCCGGTGAGCCGCTCGATGTGCTGGTCAACGGCACCCTGATCGCTCACGGCGAGGTGGTGGTGGTCAACGAGAAGTTTGGCATCCGCCTGACGGACGTGATCAGCCCCAGCGAACGTATCAAGAAGCTGCGCTGATCATGGCCCGACTCTTAGCGTTGTTGCTTGCGCTGCCCGGGTTTGCGCTGGCAGCCGAACCTGCGGACAAGGCCGCCACGCCCATGGCCGGCAGCGATGTGGCCGGCCAGTTGGGGCAGTTGCTGCTGGGGTTGCTGCTGGTCATCGGCCTGATCTTCGTTCTGGCCTGGCTGTTGCGCCGCGTGCAGCAACTGGCGCCACGCAGCGGGCAGGTGATCAAGCTGTTGGCCACGCAGCCGCTGGGGCCGCGTGATCGCCTGGTGCTGGTGCAGGTGGGCAACGAGCAGATTCTGCTGGGATTGTCTGCCGGGCGTATCGCACCTCTGCATGTGCTCAAGGAGCCCGTGCACCTGGCCGATGCCGAGCCCGCTACGCCGGAGTTCGCCCAGCGCCTGATGGAGCTGCTGGGCAAGGATCAGAAGGACAAATCCTGATGTTGCGTTTGTTGCTGGTAGTGCTGCTGAGCCTGGCTGCTTCACTGGCGTTCGCCGAAGATCCGCCGGGTACCAGTTCGCTGATTCAGCAGGGCAGCAACCCATTGTCGATCCCGGCTATTACCCTGTCGACGGATGCCGAGGGGCAGCAGGAGTATTCGGTCAGCCTGCAGATTTTGCTGATCATGACGGCGCTGAGTTTCATCCCGGCGTTCGTCATGCTGATGACCAGCTTCACCCGCATCATCATAGTCTTTTCCATTCTGCGTCAGGCCCTGGGTCTGCAGCAGACCCCCTCGAACCAGATTCTCGTTGGCCTGGCGCTGTTTCTGACGATGTTCATCATGGCGCCGATCTTCGACCGGATTAACACCGATGCCCTGCAGCCCTACCTGAACGAGGAAATCATCGCTCAAGAAGCGCTGAGCCGGGCAGAGGTGCCGATTCGCGACTTCATGCTGGCGCAGACCCGTGAGAGCGACCTGGCCCTGTTCGTGCGGCTGTCCAAACGCACCGACCTGGCCAGCGTGGAAGACGTGCCGTTGACCATTCTGGTGCCGGCCTTCGTCACTTCCGAGCTGAAGACCGCCTTCCAGATCGGCTTCATGATATTCATCCCGTTTCTGATCATCGACATGGTGGTCGCCAGTATCCTCATGGCAATGGGCATGATGATGCTCTCGCCACTGATCATCTCTTTGCCGTTCAAGATCATGCTGTTCGTCCTGGTCGATGGTTGGGCGCTGATCATGGGCACACTGGCCGCCAGTTTCGGCACCTTATAGCGAGGCTGATGATGACTCCCGAGGTTGCGGTTGATCTGTTTCGTGAAGCGCTCTGGCTGATCGTGCTGATCGTCGGTCTGGCCGTGGTGCCGAGTCTGGTGGTTGGGTTGATCGTGGCCATGTTCCAGGCGGCCACGCAAATCAATGAACAGACGCTGAGCTTCCTGCCACGCCTGATCGTGATGCTGGTTACCCTGATCTGGGCCGGCCCCTGGCTGGTCAGTCAGCTGATGGAGTACACCCAGACGCTGATCCAGAACATTCCCTACCTGATCGGCTGAGGGTGCCATGTTGGAGTTGAGCGATGCGCAGATCAGCAGCTGGGTGGGCCAGTTTCTGCTGCCGTTGTTTCGCATCGCCGCGATGTTGATGGTCATGCCGATCATCGGCACTCAACTGGTACCGACCCGTGTGCGTCTGTATTTGGCGCTGGCCATCACCATCGTGCTGGTGCCGGTATTGCCGCCGATGCCGCAGGTCGATGCGCTGAACTTGCGCAGCCTGTTGCTGATACTTGAACAGGTGCTGATCGGCGCCATGTTCGGCTTCATCCTGCAGTTGTTCTTCCACCTGTTTGCCGTGGCCGGGCAGATTATCGCCATGCAGATGGGCCTGGGCTTCGCCTCCATGGTGGACCCGGCCAATGGCGTGTCGGTGCCGGTGCTTGGCCAGTTCATGCTGATGCTGGTGACCCTGCTGTTTCTGGCGATCAACGGTCATCTGGTGGCGTTGGAGATTCTGGCGGAGAGTTTCGTCACCTTGCCTTACGGCCAGGGCTTCATGGTCAACCATTACTGGACGCTGGCGGGCAAGCTGAGTTGGGTGATTGGCGCGGGCCTGCTGTTAACCTTGCCGGCAGTGACTGCGTTGCTGGTGATCAACCTGGCATTTGGCGTGATGACGCGTGCTGCGCCACAGCTCAATATCTTTTCCATCGGTTTTCCGTTGACGCTGGCCCTGGGTCTGGTGATCTACTGGATAAGCCTTTCCGATTTCGGCAGCCTGTTCCAGGCGCTGGCCAGCGATGCTTTGCAGCAGCTGGGTGAATTCGCTCTGGTGAGGTAGCCATGGCCGAAAGCGAGAGCGGTGCCGACAAAAGCGAAGAACCCACAGGCAAGCGACTTGAAGAGTCGCGCAAGAAAGGCCAGATCGCTCGTTCCAAGGAACTCAATACCCTGGCGGTCACCCTCACCGGCACCATGGCCCTGATCATCTTCGGTGCCTACATGGGCAACGTGCTGATGGACATCATGCGTGGCAACTTCAGCCTGCCGCGTGATGTGTTGATGAGCGAGCGCAGTATGGCGCTTTACCTGCTGGCTTCCGGCAAGGAAGCCCTGCTGGCGATGCAGCCATTTCTGATCGCCTTGCTGATCGCCTCCATCGTCGGCCCTATCGCTTTGGGCGGCTGGCTATTTTCCACGGAAGCACTGCAGCCCAAGGCCAGCCGGATGAATCCGCTGGCGGGGCTCAAACGCATGTTCTCGGTTCAGGCACTGGTCGAGTTGCTCAAGGCACTGGCCAAGTTTCTGGTGATTCTCGCGGTAGCGTTGGTCGTGCTGGCCGTGGATGAAGATGATCTGCTGGCGATCGCCAATGAGCCCATCGAGCCGGCTATCCTGCACAGTCTGAAGGTGGTCGGCTGGAGCGCTTTTTGGCTGTCCTGTGGCCTGATCCTGATCGCCGCTGTGGATGCGCCATTCCAGCTGTGGAGTCACAAGCAGAAGCTGAAGATGACCAAGCAGGAGGTGCGCGACGAGTACAAGGACACCGAGGGCAAACCCGAGGTCAAGGGACGCATCCGTCAGTTGCAGCGTGAAATGGCTGAGCGTCGCATGATGCAGGCCGTACCGCAGGCCGATGTGGTGATTACCAACCCGACGCACTTCGCCGTGGCGCTCAAGTACGACCCGGAGAAGGGAGGGGCGCCGCTGTTGTTGGCCAAGGGCGGCGACTTCCTGGCGCTGAAGATTCGTGAGATCGCCCAGGAGCACAAGGTGATGGTGCTGGAATCACCGGGGCTAGCGCGGGCCGTTTACTACTCCACCGAACTCGATCAGGAAATCCCTGCCGGTCTCTATCTGGCGGTGGCGCAGGTGCTGGCCTACGTCTATCAGTTGCGTCAGTACCAGGCCGGCAAGGGCAAGCGCCCCGGCCCGTTACCGGATTTGCCCATCCCGCCGGATCTGCGTCGTGACGCCTAGCGTTACCACTGCGTCAGCGCGGGTGTGCCACGTTTTAGGCGGCAACCTGAGGCTTGCCGCTTAAAGCTGCCTTTGTGGAACGCTTCTTGCCATAACCCCTTCAGGACGCACTCTCGCGTCAAAAGATTGAATGGGTTGGGGTAGTCACGTGGCATTCAACATTAATCGCTCGCAGATCATCGGAGATGCTCGTGGCAACCTGGCAGGGTTGCGCCAGGGCAGTCTGGGCATTCCTCTGCTGCTGCTGGCGTTGCTGGGCATGGTCACGCTGCCGGTGCCGCCGCTGCTGCTCGACACGCTGTTCACTTTCAACATCGCGCTGTCGATTGTCGTGCTGCTGGTCGCGGTCTACGCACTCAGGCCACTGGACTTCGCGGTATTCCCCACCATCCTGCTGGTCGCGACCTTGCTCCGTCTGGCGCTCAACGTGGCGTCTACCCGGGTTGTGCTGTTGAACGGTCAGGAAGGCCCGCATGCGGCCGGTAAGGTCATCCAGGCTTTCGGTGAGGTGGTGATCGGCGGTAACTATGTGGTCGGTGTGGTGGTTTTCGCCATTCTGGTGATCATCAACTTCGTGGTCGTGACCAAGGGTGCCGGGCGTATTTCCGAAGTGAGCGCACGCTTCACTCTCGATGCCATGCCCGGCAAGCAGATGGCCATCGATGCCGACCTCAATGCCGGTTTGATCGACCAGAACGAAGCCAAGAAACGGCGTAGCGAAGTAGCTCAGGAGGCGGATTTCTACGGCTCGATGGATGGTGCCAGCAAGTTCGTGCGTGGCGATGCCATCGCCGGCCTGTTGATCATGTTCGTCACCCTGATCGGTGGTATGGCCATTGGCATGCTGCAGCACAGCCTGAGCTTCGCCGATGCGAGCAAGATCTACGCGTTGCTGGTGATCGGTGACGGTCTGGTGGCGCAGATCCCCTCGCTGCTGCTGTCGACTGCCGCTGCGATCATGGTCACCCGCGTGTCCAGCTCCGAGGACATGGGGCAGCAGGTCAACCGGCAGATGTTCGCTTCGCCGCGTGCCCTGGCCGTGGCGGCGGCCATCCTGATTGTCATGGGTCTGGTGCCGGGCATGCCGCATATCTCCTTCATCAGCCTGGGCCTGATTGCTGGCGGCGCCGCCTACTGGATCGCCAACAAGAAGCGCAGGGCGCAGGAGGCCGAGCAGCAGGAGGTGCAGCGGCAGCAGGAGCTGATTCCGGCGCAGAAGGCGCAGGAGGTCAAGGAGCTGGGCTGGGATGATGTCACGCCCGTGGACATGGTCGGTCTGGAGGTCGGCTACCGTCTGATTCCCCTGGTGGATCGCAACCAGGGCGGGCAACTGCTGGCACGAATCAAGGGGGTGCGCAAGAAGTTGTCGCAGGAGATGGGCTTTCTCATGCCCTCGGTGCATATTCGCGACAACCTCGACCTGGCGCCCAACGCCTACCGCTTGACGCTGATGGGCGTCAGCGTGGCCGAGGCCGAGGTTTATCCGGATCGCGAACTGGCGATCAACCCCGGCCAGGTGTTCGGCCCGCTCAATGGTATTGCCGCCAAGGATCCGGCGTTCGGTCTGGAGGCCGTGTGGATCGACGCCAATCAGCGTGATCAGGCGCAATCGCTCGGCTACACGGTGGTCGATGCCAGCACGGTGGTCGCCACTCACCTCAACCAGATCCTGCACAAGCATGCCCACGAGCTGCTCGGGCATGAGGAAGTGCAGCAACTCATGCAGTTGCTGGCCAAGAGTTCGCCGAAGCTGGCCGAAGAGCTGGTGCCAGGCCTGGTGTCGCTGTCGACGCTGCTCAAGGTGCTGCAGGCGCTGTTGCAGGAGCAGGTACCGGTACGCGACATCCGTACCATCGCCGAAGCCATCGCCAACGTCGCACCGAAGAGTCAAGATCCCGCCGCCATGGTCGCCGCCGTGCGGGTGTCGCTGGCCCGCGCAATCGTGCAAAGCATCGTGGGACTAGAGCCGGAGCTGCCTGTGATCACCCTGGAACCAAGGTTGGAACAGATATTGCTTAATAGTCTGCAGAAGGCCGGTCAGGGCAGCGAGGATGGCATCCTCCTCGAACCGGGCATGGCCGAGAAGCTGCAGCGTTCCCTGGTGGAAGCGGCGCAGCGCCAGGAAATGCTCGGCAAGCCGGTGATTCTGCTGGTGGCCGGGCCCGTCCGGGCGATGTTGTCGCGCTTCGCGCGGCTGGCGGTACCCAGCATGCATGTGCTGGCCTACCAGGAAATTCCGGACAACAAGCAGGTCACCATAGTCGCTACGGTCGGCCAGAACTGAGGTAAAGGGTCATGCAGGTCAAACGCTTCTTCGCTGTCGATATGCGGACCGCCATGAAACTGGTGCGTGACGAACTGGGCGCTGATGCCGCGATCATCGGCAATCGCCGTGTCGCCGGTGGCGTCGAGCTGACTGCTGCGCTGGATTATCAGGTGCCGGCACCCGTGCGTCCGAACCCGGCGCTGGAAGCCGAGCTGCGCAAGACCCAGGCACGCATTGCCAGTGCCCAGGCCGAGCTGAGCACGCGTGCAGTACAGGATGCCGGCAAGGATCGCCAACTGTTCGCCAACGAGTCGTTGTTGGCGCCCGAGCTGCCGGCAACTCCGGTCAAGCCGCAGCGCCCGCTAGACGTTGCCGCACCTGCCGCGCCTGCGGTCGATCCCCGTGCCCTGGAGGCCATGCGTTTCGAGCTGCACGGCCTGCGTGAGCTGATTGAGGTGCAACTGGGGTCGATCGCCTGGGGACAACTGCAGAATCGTCGTCCGCAGCAGGCCAATCTGTGGCGTCGCCTGCAGCGCATGGGGCTTTCTGCCGAGCTGTCGCAGGCCCTGCTGAGCAAGGTGGCGGGCGTGGCTGAACCGCGCCAGGCCTGGCGCATGCTGCTGGCGCACCTGGCACACGCGATCAAGACACCCAAGGTGGAGCCGTTGGAGGAGGGTGGGGTCATTGCACTGGTCGGCCCGGCCGGCATGGGCAAGACCACGACACTGGCCAAGCTGGCCGCACGCTATGTGCTTAAGTACGGCGCGCAACAGGTCGCCCTGGTGAGCATGGACAGCTTTCGCATCGGCGCGCAGGAGCAGCTCAAGACCCTGGGGCGCATTCTTGGTGTTTCGGTGACTCAGATCGACCCTGGTCAGTCTTTGCTGCAGGCAATGGCGCCCCTGAGCAAGAAGCGTGTGGTGCTGGTCGATACTGCCGGCCTGCCCGGCAATGATCCGGCGCTGCGCCTCCAGCTGGAAAGCCTGGCCTCGCCGCGCATCAGGGCGAAGAATTATCTGGTTCTGGCTGCAACCAGTCAGAGTCAAGTGCTCAAAGCCGCCTACCATAGTTACAAGCGCTGCGGTCTTGCTGGCTGCATACTGACGAAACTGGACGAGGCCGCAAGCCTGGGCGAGGTTTTAGGTCTGGCTATAGGCCAGCAACTGCCGGTAGCCTATGTGGCAGATGGTCCGCGCATTCCTGACGATCTGCAGGTACCGCGCAGTCATCAGCTGGTCAGCCGTGCAGTCGGTCTGCAGGCTGCCGAGGAGCCGAGTGAAGAGGCCATGGCGCAGATGTTCGCCGGTCTCTACCACAACCCGGCGCAGCGCGCCGGCTGAAATAGCGGCAGTGTTGCACCCTCTCGCGCAGGTGCGTGGGAGTGAACGGCCCGAGGGCCACGTCGAAGTTAGACAAGGTGTAAAGAGAACATGGGTATGCATCCCGTACAGGTGATCGCAGTGACCGGCGGCAAGGGCGGTGTTGGCAAGACCAACGTATCGGTCAATCTGTCCATGGCCCTGGCTGACCTTGGTCGTCGGGTGATGTTGATGGACGCCGACCTGGGCCTGGCCAATGTCGATGTATTGCTGGGCCTGACCCCCAAACGCACCCTGGGCGATGTGATTGCCGGTGAGTGCGACCTGCGCGACGTCCTCCTGCAGGGGCCGGGCGGTATCCGTATCGTGCCGGCTGCCTCCGGCACGCAGAGCATGGTCAGCCTCACGCCGATGCAGCATGCCGGGCTGATCCAGGCCTTCAGCGACATCAGCGAGAACCTCGACGTGCTGGTGATCGACACCGCCGCCGGCATCGGTGATGCCGTGGTCAGCTTCGTCCGTGCCGCTCAGGAAATTCTCGTGGTGGTCTGCGATGAGCCGACCTCGATCACCGATGCCTATGCGTTGATCAAGCTGCTCAACCGTGACCACGGCATCAGTCGCTTCCGCGTTCTGGCCAATATGGCCCATAGTCCGCAGGAAGGCCGCAATCTGTTTGCTAAGCTGACCAAGGTGACGGATCGCTTCCTCGATGTCGCCCTGCAGTATGTTGGCGCCGTGCCCTACGATGAGTGTGTGCGCAAGGCCGTGCAGAAGCAGCGCGCCGTCTATGAAGCCTTCCCTCGATCCAAGTGCGCTCTGGCGTTCAAGGCGATCGCTCAGAAGGTCGATACCTGGCCGTTGCCGGCCAATCCCCGTGGCCATCTGGAGTTTTTCGTCGAGCGTCTGGTGCAACAACCGACTGCAGACTCGGCCATATGACAGCAGCCTCCGGACTTCGTATGTATAACAAGGCTCAGGCGCAGGACTCCCAGCACCAGTTGATCGAGCGCTATGCGCCGCTGGTCAAGCGTATTGCCTACCACTTGCTGGCACGTCTGCCCGCCAGTGTGCAGGTCGATGACCTGATTCAGGCCGGCATGATCGGCCTGCTCGAAGCCTCGCGCAAATACGACTCCAGCAAGGGGGCCAGTTTCGAGACGTTCGCCGGTATTCGCATTCGCGGCTCCATGCTCGACGAAGTGCGCAAGGGCGATTGGGCGCCACGTTCGGTACACCGCAACAGCCGTATGGTCAGCGACGCGATTCGTGTCGTTGAAGCAAGAACCGGACGCGACGCTAAAGATCACGAAGTTGCGGCCGAACTCCAATTGAGTCTGGAGGATTACTACGGCATCCTTGGCGACACTTTGGGCAGCCGCCTGTTCAGTTTCGACGACCTGCTGCAGGACGGCGAACACGGCGGTTTGCACGAAGACGCCGGGCATACCCACCTCGAACCTTCGCGGGACCTCGAAGACGAACGCTTCCAGGCGGCTTTGGCCAATGCCATTGCCGGTCTGCCTGAGCGTGAACGTCTGGTGCTGGCGCTGTATTACGATGAAGAACTGAACTTGAAGGAAATCGGTGAAGTGCTGGGGGTTAGCGAGTCGCGCGTCAGTCAGATACATAGTCAGTGTGCGGCGCGTTTGCGCTCGCGACTGAGTGAATGGCGTACAGGCTGAAGGCAACGCTCTCAGGCATTAGCGGTTTTCACGATTAAAGAACGTAGTTGCACGCGCAATACGTTTGGGACTGTACGGAGGTCGACTTGGACAAGAACATGAAAATCCTCATCGTTGACGATTTTTCGACGATGCGACGGATCATCAAGAACCTCTTGCGTGACTTGGGTTTTACCAACACCGCAGAAGCCGACGACGGCACCTCGGCACTGCCGATGCTGCAAAGCGGCAGCTTCGATTTTCTGGTGACCGACTGGAACATGCCCGGTATGACTGGCATCGACCTGCTGCGCGCGGTGAGGGCCGATGAGCGCCTCAAGCACCTGCCGGTACTGATGGTGACCGCTGAGGCCAAGCGCGATCAGATTATTGAGGCGGCCCAGGCCGGGGTGAACGGTTATGTGGTCAAACCCTTCACTGCCCAGGTGCTGAAGGAAAAGATCGAAAAGATCTTCGAGCGGGTAAACGGCTGATGTCAGCCGCGAGGGTGCTATGGAACACGATGACTCCACTGTGGGCGACCTCGAGTCGACCCTGAAAAGCAATGCCCGCGATCTGGTAGATAGCCTCGAACAAGGCAATTTCGGAGCCGCGATACAGCTGATCAACGAGCTCAACAAGGTTCGTGATCACGGTCTCTATCATGAGGTTGGCAAGCTCACCCGTGAGCTGCACAACTCCATCGTCAATTTCCAAATCGACCCGCGCATGCCGCATGCCCAGGAGCTGTCACAGATCGCCGACGCGACCGAGCGCCTGAACTACGTCGTGACCATGACGGAAAAAGCCGCCAACCGCACCATGGATCTGGTCGAGCAGAGCGCCCCGCTGGTCAACGATCTGAGCGATGAAGCACAGAGCCTGAGCATCGAGTGGGGCCGCTTCATGCGTCGTGAAATCAGTGCCGACGGTTTTCGTGAGCTGGCCAAGCGCGTCGAG
This region of Pseudomonas wenzhouensis genomic DNA includes:
- the fliO gene encoding flagellar biosynthetic protein FliO, which gives rise to MARLLALLLALPGFALAAEPADKAATPMAGSDVAGQLGQLLLGLLLVIGLIFVLAWLLRRVQQLAPRSGQVIKLLATQPLGPRDRLVLVQVGNEQILLGLSAGRIAPLHVLKEPVHLADAEPATPEFAQRLMELLGKDQKDKS
- the fliP gene encoding flagellar type III secretion system pore protein FliP (The bacterial flagellar biogenesis protein FliP forms a type III secretion system (T3SS)-type pore required for flagellar assembly.), whose protein sequence is MLRLLLVVLLSLAASLAFAEDPPGTSSLIQQGSNPLSIPAITLSTDAEGQQEYSVSLQILLIMTALSFIPAFVMLMTSFTRIIIVFSILRQALGLQQTPSNQILVGLALFLTMFIMAPIFDRINTDALQPYLNEEIIAQEALSRAEVPIRDFMLAQTRESDLALFVRLSKRTDLASVEDVPLTILVPAFVTSELKTAFQIGFMIFIPFLIIDMVVASILMAMGMMMLSPLIISLPFKIMLFVLVDGWALIMGTLAASFGTL
- the fliQ gene encoding flagellar biosynthesis protein FliQ, with the translated sequence MTPEVAVDLFREALWLIVLIVGLAVVPSLVVGLIVAMFQAATQINEQTLSFLPRLIVMLVTLIWAGPWLVSQLMEYTQTLIQNIPYLIG
- the fliR gene encoding flagellar biosynthetic protein FliR — translated: MLELSDAQISSWVGQFLLPLFRIAAMLMVMPIIGTQLVPTRVRLYLALAITIVLVPVLPPMPQVDALNLRSLLLILEQVLIGAMFGFILQLFFHLFAVAGQIIAMQMGLGFASMVDPANGVSVPVLGQFMLMLVTLLFLAINGHLVALEILAESFVTLPYGQGFMVNHYWTLAGKLSWVIGAGLLLTLPAVTALLVINLAFGVMTRAAPQLNIFSIGFPLTLALGLVIYWISLSDFGSLFQALASDALQQLGEFALVR
- the flhB gene encoding flagellar biosynthesis protein FlhB, which gives rise to MAESESGADKSEEPTGKRLEESRKKGQIARSKELNTLAVTLTGTMALIIFGAYMGNVLMDIMRGNFSLPRDVLMSERSMALYLLASGKEALLAMQPFLIALLIASIVGPIALGGWLFSTEALQPKASRMNPLAGLKRMFSVQALVELLKALAKFLVILAVALVVLAVDEDDLLAIANEPIEPAILHSLKVVGWSAFWLSCGLILIAAVDAPFQLWSHKQKLKMTKQEVRDEYKDTEGKPEVKGRIRQLQREMAERRMMQAVPQADVVITNPTHFAVALKYDPEKGGAPLLLAKGGDFLALKIREIAQEHKVMVLESPGLARAVYYSTELDQEIPAGLYLAVAQVLAYVYQLRQYQAGKGKRPGPLPDLPIPPDLRRDA
- the flhA gene encoding flagellar biosynthesis protein FlhA, with amino-acid sequence MNRSQIIGDARGNLAGLRQGSLGIPLLLLALLGMVTLPVPPLLLDTLFTFNIALSIVVLLVAVYALRPLDFAVFPTILLVATLLRLALNVASTRVVLLNGQEGPHAAGKVIQAFGEVVIGGNYVVGVVVFAILVIINFVVVTKGAGRISEVSARFTLDAMPGKQMAIDADLNAGLIDQNEAKKRRSEVAQEADFYGSMDGASKFVRGDAIAGLLIMFVTLIGGMAIGMLQHSLSFADASKIYALLVIGDGLVAQIPSLLLSTAAAIMVTRVSSSEDMGQQVNRQMFASPRALAVAAAILIVMGLVPGMPHISFISLGLIAGGAAYWIANKKRRAQEAEQQEVQRQQELIPAQKAQEVKELGWDDVTPVDMVGLEVGYRLIPLVDRNQGGQLLARIKGVRKKLSQEMGFLMPSVHIRDNLDLAPNAYRLTLMGVSVAEAEVYPDRELAINPGQVFGPLNGIAAKDPAFGLEAVWIDANQRDQAQSLGYTVVDASTVVATHLNQILHKHAHELLGHEEVQQLMQLLAKSSPKLAEELVPGLVSLSTLLKVLQALLQEQVPVRDIRTIAEAIANVAPKSQDPAAMVAAVRVSLARAIVQSIVGLEPELPVITLEPRLEQILLNSLQKAGQGSEDGILLEPGMAEKLQRSLVEAAQRQEMLGKPVILLVAGPVRAMLSRFARLAVPSMHVLAYQEIPDNKQVTIVATVGQN
- the flhF gene encoding flagellar biosynthesis protein FlhF gives rise to the protein MQVKRFFAVDMRTAMKLVRDELGADAAIIGNRRVAGGVELTAALDYQVPAPVRPNPALEAELRKTQARIASAQAELSTRAVQDAGKDRQLFANESLLAPELPATPVKPQRPLDVAAPAAPAVDPRALEAMRFELHGLRELIEVQLGSIAWGQLQNRRPQQANLWRRLQRMGLSAELSQALLSKVAGVAEPRQAWRMLLAHLAHAIKTPKVEPLEEGGVIALVGPAGMGKTTTLAKLAARYVLKYGAQQVALVSMDSFRIGAQEQLKTLGRILGVSVTQIDPGQSLLQAMAPLSKKRVVLVDTAGLPGNDPALRLQLESLASPRIRAKNYLVLAATSQSQVLKAAYHSYKRCGLAGCILTKLDEAASLGEVLGLAIGQQLPVAYVADGPRIPDDLQVPRSHQLVSRAVGLQAAEEPSEEAMAQMFAGLYHNPAQRAG
- the fleN gene encoding flagellar synthesis regulator FleN, producing the protein MGMHPVQVIAVTGGKGGVGKTNVSVNLSMALADLGRRVMLMDADLGLANVDVLLGLTPKRTLGDVIAGECDLRDVLLQGPGGIRIVPAASGTQSMVSLTPMQHAGLIQAFSDISENLDVLVIDTAAGIGDAVVSFVRAAQEILVVVCDEPTSITDAYALIKLLNRDHGISRFRVLANMAHSPQEGRNLFAKLTKVTDRFLDVALQYVGAVPYDECVRKAVQKQRAVYEAFPRSKCALAFKAIAQKVDTWPLPANPRGHLEFFVERLVQQPTADSAI
- the fliA gene encoding RNA polymerase sigma factor FliA, whose protein sequence is MTAASGLRMYNKAQAQDSQHQLIERYAPLVKRIAYHLLARLPASVQVDDLIQAGMIGLLEASRKYDSSKGASFETFAGIRIRGSMLDEVRKGDWAPRSVHRNSRMVSDAIRVVEARTGRDAKDHEVAAELQLSLEDYYGILGDTLGSRLFSFDDLLQDGEHGGLHEDAGHTHLEPSRDLEDERFQAALANAIAGLPERERLVLALYYDEELNLKEIGEVLGVSESRVSQIHSQCAARLRSRLSEWRTG
- a CDS encoding chemotaxis response regulator CheY, producing MKILIVDDFSTMRRIIKNLLRDLGFTNTAEADDGTSALPMLQSGSFDFLVTDWNMPGMTGIDLLRAVRADERLKHLPVLMVTAEAKRDQIIEAAQAGVNGYVVKPFTAQVLKEKIEKIFERVNG
- a CDS encoding protein phosphatase CheZ, yielding MEHDDSTVGDLESTLKSNARDLVDSLEQGNFGAAIQLINELNKVRDHGLYHEVGKLTRELHNSIVNFQIDPRMPHAQELSQIADATERLNYVVTMTEKAANRTMDLVEQSAPLVNDLSDEAQSLSIEWGRFMRREISADGFRELAKRVELFLARSERDGAKLSAHLNDILLAQDFQDLTGQVIKRVTQLVTEVESNLLKLMLMASQVDRFAGIQHDHEALRTEREKSKEPSRGEGPQIHADKRDDVASSQDDVDDLLSSLGF